The following proteins come from a genomic window of Corallococcus sp. NCRR:
- a CDS encoding response regulator, which yields MTNAPPREEATHAPRILVAEDDDAMRAMLVRTLKRAGYTVVEVEDGFELGDYVTMMQGHGGSLAPPDLIVSDVRMPGRTGLEALGRLRAQGIACPVLLLSAFADEETHAEALRLGARRLLDKPVDLDVLKEAVRDAVARP from the coding sequence ATGACGAACGCACCTCCGCGAGAAGAAGCCACGCACGCCCCGCGCATCCTGGTGGCCGAGGACGACGACGCGATGCGCGCCATGCTCGTGCGGACGCTCAAGCGCGCGGGCTACACGGTGGTGGAGGTGGAGGACGGCTTCGAGCTGGGGGACTACGTGACGATGATGCAGGGCCACGGAGGCTCGCTCGCCCCGCCGGACCTCATCGTCAGCGACGTGCGCATGCCGGGGCGCACCGGGCTGGAGGCGCTCGGGAGGCTGCGCGCGCAGGGCATCGCGTGCCCGGTGCTGCTGCTCAGCGCCTTCGCGGACGAGGAGACGCACGCGGAGGCCCTGCGGCTGGGCGCCCGCCGGTTGCTCGACAAGCCGGTGGACCTGGACGTGCTGAAGGAGGCGGTGCGCGACGCGGTGGCGCGCCCCTGA
- a CDS encoding dicarboxylate/amino acid:cation symporter, with translation MSADTKPSSRLYLWVLAAIFAGGLLGHFAPSTAVKLKPLGDGFIALVKMLISPVIFLTVVLGVANVADMKKVGRVGGKALLYFEVISTFALLIGVLVVTVLKPGSGFNVDPRTLDASAVARFAQQAHDQSTLGFLLHIIPRTFVDAFTGEGDLLQVLLLALLFGFSLTAIGAQAKPVVVLFEALSKAFFHMIGAVMKLAPIGAGASMAFTLGAYGVTSLGPLLRLMGCFYLACVLFVVVVLGLVARATGFSILKFLRYIRAELFLVLGTSSSESALVPLMQKLERLGCSKSVVGLVVPSGYSFNLDGTNIYLTMAALFVAQALNVDLTFTQTATLLGVAMLTSKGASGVTGAGFITLAATLAVVPSVPVAGLALILGIDRFMSEARALTNFIGNGVASIVVSRWENELDRERLRAELNGQPVPEVPPADAGTPA, from the coding sequence ATGAGCGCCGACACGAAGCCCTCCTCCCGCCTCTACCTGTGGGTGCTGGCCGCCATCTTCGCGGGGGGCCTGCTGGGCCACTTCGCGCCGTCCACCGCGGTGAAGCTCAAGCCGCTGGGCGACGGGTTCATCGCGCTGGTGAAGATGCTCATCTCCCCGGTCATCTTCCTGACCGTGGTGCTGGGCGTGGCCAACGTGGCGGACATGAAGAAGGTGGGCCGGGTGGGCGGCAAGGCGCTGCTCTACTTCGAGGTCATCTCCACGTTCGCGCTCCTCATCGGCGTGCTGGTGGTGACGGTGCTCAAGCCCGGCTCCGGCTTCAACGTGGACCCGCGCACGCTGGACGCGAGCGCCGTGGCCCGCTTCGCCCAGCAGGCGCATGACCAGTCCACCCTGGGCTTCCTGCTGCACATCATCCCGCGCACCTTCGTGGACGCCTTCACCGGCGAGGGCGACCTGCTCCAGGTGCTGCTCCTGGCGCTGCTGTTCGGCTTCTCTCTGACGGCCATTGGCGCGCAGGCGAAGCCCGTGGTCGTCCTCTTCGAGGCGCTCTCCAAGGCCTTCTTCCACATGATTGGCGCGGTGATGAAGCTGGCGCCCATTGGCGCGGGCGCGTCCATGGCCTTCACCCTGGGCGCCTACGGCGTCACCAGCCTGGGGCCGCTCCTGCGCCTCATGGGCTGCTTCTACCTGGCGTGCGTGCTCTTCGTCGTCGTCGTGCTGGGGCTCGTCGCGCGGGCGACGGGCTTCTCCATCCTGAAGTTCCTGCGCTACATCCGCGCGGAGCTGTTCCTGGTGCTGGGCACGTCGTCGTCCGAGTCCGCGCTGGTGCCGCTGATGCAGAAGCTGGAGCGGCTGGGCTGCTCCAAGTCCGTGGTGGGCCTGGTGGTGCCCAGCGGCTACTCCTTCAACCTGGACGGCACCAACATCTACCTCACCATGGCGGCGCTGTTCGTGGCGCAGGCGCTCAACGTGGACCTGACGTTCACGCAGACGGCCACGCTGCTGGGCGTGGCCATGCTCACGTCCAAGGGCGCCTCCGGCGTGACGGGCGCGGGCTTCATCACCCTGGCCGCCACGCTGGCGGTGGTGCCGTCCGTGCCGGTGGCGGGGCTGGCGCTCATCCTGGGCATCGACCGGTTCATGAGCGAGGCGCGCGCGCTCACCAACTTCATTGGCAACGGCGTGGCCAGCATCGTCGTGTCCCGCTGGGAGAACGAGCTGGACCGCGAACGGCTGCGCGCGGAGCTCAACGGGCAGCCCGTCCCCGAGGTCCCGCCCGCCGACGCGGGGACGCCGGCCTGA
- a CDS encoding SDR family oxidoreductase, whose product MASPTLPLSGRVAVITGASSGIGAATALRLARDGASVALLARSKARLDALASTITQGGGRALALGTDVVDAKSVKEAAKVIAGELGVVDLVLNNAGLMRPTPMEAHPTEDWERMIDLNLKATVRVVETFVEPLLAAAKAGGRSDLVNVSSVAAQAVYANFNVYGATKAAVTHLSRHLRAELGPRFVRVMALEPGLVDTALHDGNTDPGARAWLDSARKSLTWMSPEEVADIIAFATALPRHINFQQLTLMPTQQA is encoded by the coding sequence ATGGCATCCCCCACCCTGCCCCTGTCTGGCCGCGTCGCCGTCATCACCGGCGCCTCCAGCGGCATCGGCGCCGCCACCGCCCTGCGCCTCGCGCGGGACGGCGCGAGCGTCGCCCTGCTCGCACGCAGCAAGGCGCGGCTGGACGCGCTCGCCTCCACCATTACGCAAGGGGGTGGCCGGGCGCTCGCCCTGGGCACCGACGTGGTGGATGCGAAGTCCGTGAAGGAGGCGGCGAAGGTCATCGCGGGCGAGCTGGGCGTCGTGGACCTGGTCCTCAACAACGCCGGCCTCATGCGGCCCACGCCCATGGAGGCACACCCCACGGAGGACTGGGAGCGGATGATTGATTTGAACCTGAAGGCCACCGTGCGCGTCGTGGAGACCTTCGTGGAGCCGCTGCTGGCGGCGGCGAAGGCGGGCGGGCGCTCGGACCTCGTCAACGTGTCGTCCGTGGCCGCGCAGGCGGTGTACGCGAACTTCAACGTCTACGGCGCCACCAAGGCCGCCGTCACCCACCTGTCCCGCCACCTGCGCGCGGAGCTGGGCCCCCGCTTCGTCCGCGTGATGGCCCTGGAGCCGGGGCTGGTGGATACGGCCCTGCACGACGGCAACACCGACCCGGGCGCGCGGGCCTGGCTAGACAGCGCCCGGAAGTCGCTCACCTGGATGTCCCCGGAGGAGGTCGCGGACATCATCGCCTTCGCCACCGCCCTGCCCCGGCACATCAACTTCCAGCAGCTCACCCTCATGCCCACCCAGCAGGCCTGA
- a CDS encoding sensor histidine kinase: MKLARKFTLALVLLAVAVMAGLQAFQVNRELARSEIDTQHDHRLLGHTLAGSIGKAWQLAGEAEALTLLNQANRFQEQVRLRWVWLDGGPGSGFAPALPPTLLLSLRAGNDGWLMDTTTSPGVLRSYTPVFLGRRMGAIEITESMSEQEMHVRTTVVGTFIATAALSLFFLLAAMAMGRRLVGRPVEQLVHLAGRIGEGDLTARVPLRREQGDELTTLAVAMNRMGEQLEETRARLASETAARLRTVEHLRHADRLTTVGKLASGVAHELGTPLNVVMGRAKMVSSGEAEGDEVNECARIIFQQAQHMTGIIRQLLDFARRRTPSRAPEDLSLLAERTLSLLKPMATKRGVTLSQEVPAGFTVEVDAGQFQQVLTNLVMNGLHAMNRPGTLRVRSQVLRATPPADVGGPEQDWVRLDVEDEGTGIPADVLPHVFEPFFTTKDVGEGTGLGLSVSYGMVRDHGGWIDVKSEPGRGSCFSIYLPPGTHACQAAS; this comes from the coding sequence GTGAAGCTCGCTCGCAAATTCACCCTGGCCCTCGTGCTGCTCGCCGTCGCGGTGATGGCCGGGCTCCAGGCGTTCCAGGTCAACCGGGAGCTCGCCCGGTCGGAAATCGACACGCAGCACGACCACCGCCTGCTCGGGCACACGCTGGCCGGCTCCATTGGCAAGGCGTGGCAGCTGGCGGGCGAGGCCGAGGCGCTCACGCTCCTCAACCAGGCCAACCGCTTCCAGGAGCAGGTGCGGCTGCGGTGGGTGTGGCTGGATGGCGGCCCGGGCTCCGGCTTCGCGCCGGCGCTGCCCCCGACCCTGCTGCTCAGCCTGCGCGCGGGCAACGACGGCTGGCTGATGGACACCACCACCAGCCCGGGCGTGCTGCGCTCATACACGCCGGTGTTCCTGGGCCGGCGCATGGGCGCCATTGAAATCACCGAGTCCATGTCCGAACAGGAGATGCACGTGCGCACCACCGTGGTGGGCACCTTCATCGCCACGGCGGCGCTCTCCCTGTTCTTCCTGTTGGCCGCCATGGCCATGGGCCGCAGGCTGGTGGGCCGGCCCGTGGAGCAGCTGGTGCATCTGGCCGGACGGATTGGCGAGGGCGACCTCACCGCGCGCGTGCCCCTGCGGCGCGAGCAGGGCGATGAGCTGACGACACTGGCGGTGGCCATGAACCGGATGGGTGAGCAGTTGGAGGAGACGCGCGCGCGGCTGGCGTCGGAGACGGCGGCGCGCCTGCGCACGGTGGAGCACCTGCGGCACGCGGACCGGCTCACCACGGTGGGCAAGCTCGCGTCCGGCGTGGCGCACGAACTGGGCACGCCGCTCAACGTCGTGATGGGCCGCGCGAAGATGGTCTCCTCCGGCGAGGCGGAGGGCGACGAGGTGAACGAGTGCGCCCGCATCATCTTCCAACAGGCCCAGCACATGACCGGCATCATCCGGCAGCTGCTGGACTTCGCCCGGCGCCGCACGCCGTCCCGCGCGCCAGAGGACCTGTCCCTGCTGGCGGAGCGCACGCTGTCCCTGCTCAAGCCCATGGCCACCAAGCGGGGCGTGACGCTGTCCCAGGAGGTGCCCGCGGGCTTCACCGTGGAGGTGGACGCGGGGCAGTTCCAGCAGGTGCTCACCAACCTGGTGATGAACGGCCTCCACGCGATGAACCGGCCCGGCACCCTGCGGGTGCGCTCGCAGGTGCTGCGCGCCACGCCGCCCGCGGACGTGGGCGGCCCGGAGCAGGACTGGGTGCGGCTGGACGTGGAGGACGAGGGGACGGGCATCCCCGCGGACGTGCTGCCCCACGTCTTCGAGCCCTTCTTCACCACCAAGGACGTGGGCGAGGGAACGGGGCTCGGGTTGTCCGTCTCCTATGGGATGGTGCGGGACCACGGCGGCTGGATTGACGTGAAAAGCGAGCCGGGCCGTGGGAGTTGTTTCTCCATCTACCTGCCGCCGGGGACACACGCATGCCAGGCCGCATCCTGA
- a CDS encoding ATP-binding protein has protein sequence MSAPTTGLAYEAVFAAIPDPAYLLDGTGRLVSCSAAGARALGREAGALSGRHWSELGLPQESLAALESARVRVVTLRESTTVEAPWPGAQGIRRHALVLTPLGSDAEASPAVLVTARALTEAEAVYSRALELEQAARAEVETAERRRSFLYQAMTTLFTHPPDPQGMYTLLAHLAVPDLADWCLVDALEQGPWVGRAAVACLDPTQQERARGLPMRTEVREDAPVGLLRVLRTGEPELVPAVTESLLRAAAAEPAHPAMLEALQARSYMIIPLRARGHTLGAVTFVSSGSGRRYGPDDLALAEDLCLRASLAIDNARLVGESRRAARAREDLLAVVSHDLKNPLGVVQLGAALLLRGTAGKPGGEAVAKQATRINDAAERMSRLISDLLDWGRLEAGHLPLELGEHTAVALATEALEAIRPLAEAKGLHLEADLPTEGLRVKCDRSRVLQVMGNLLGNAVKFTPPGGTLAVKAVMRGGEVSFDVRDTGNGIAPDALPHIFDRYWQARDAAARGTGLGLAIAKGLVEAHGGSIRAESILGTGSVFTFTLPVAHIGMPVAAPQAAAAGGMSRPRDTYEH, from the coding sequence ATGAGCGCTCCCACGACCGGTCTGGCCTACGAAGCGGTGTTCGCCGCCATCCCCGACCCCGCCTACCTGCTGGATGGCACGGGGCGGTTGGTGTCGTGTAGCGCGGCGGGGGCCCGGGCGCTCGGCCGTGAGGCGGGCGCGCTGTCGGGCCGGCACTGGAGCGAGCTGGGGCTGCCGCAAGAATCCCTGGCCGCGCTGGAGTCCGCGCGCGTCCGCGTGGTGACGCTGCGGGAGTCCACCACCGTGGAGGCGCCGTGGCCGGGCGCGCAGGGCATCCGCCGGCACGCGCTGGTGCTCACGCCGCTGGGTTCGGACGCGGAGGCGTCTCCGGCGGTGCTGGTGACGGCGCGGGCGCTCACGGAAGCCGAAGCCGTCTATTCACGCGCCCTGGAGCTGGAGCAGGCCGCGCGCGCGGAGGTGGAGACCGCCGAGCGCCGCCGCTCCTTCCTCTACCAGGCGATGACGACGCTGTTCACGCACCCGCCGGATCCGCAGGGCATGTACACGCTGCTCGCGCACCTGGCGGTGCCGGACCTGGCGGACTGGTGCCTGGTGGACGCGCTGGAGCAGGGCCCGTGGGTGGGCCGCGCGGCGGTGGCGTGCCTGGATCCGACGCAGCAGGAGCGCGCCCGGGGCCTGCCCATGCGTACGGAGGTCCGCGAGGACGCGCCCGTGGGCCTCTTGCGCGTGCTGCGCACGGGCGAGCCGGAGCTGGTGCCCGCGGTGACGGAGTCGCTCCTGCGCGCGGCGGCGGCGGAGCCCGCGCACCCGGCGATGCTGGAGGCGTTGCAGGCGCGCTCGTACATGATCATCCCGCTGCGCGCGCGCGGCCACACGCTGGGCGCGGTGACGTTCGTGAGCTCCGGCTCCGGGCGCCGCTACGGCCCGGACGACCTGGCGCTGGCGGAGGACCTGTGCCTGCGCGCGAGCCTGGCCATCGACAACGCGCGGCTGGTGGGTGAGTCCCGCCGGGCGGCGCGCGCGCGCGAGGACCTGCTCGCGGTGGTGTCGCACGACCTGAAGAACCCGCTGGGCGTGGTGCAGTTGGGCGCGGCGCTGCTGCTGCGCGGCACGGCGGGCAAGCCGGGCGGCGAGGCGGTGGCGAAGCAGGCCACGCGCATCAACGACGCGGCGGAGCGCATGTCGCGGCTCATCTCCGACCTGCTGGACTGGGGCCGCCTGGAGGCGGGGCACCTGCCGCTGGAGTTGGGCGAGCACACCGCCGTGGCGCTGGCCACGGAGGCGCTGGAGGCCATCCGTCCGCTGGCGGAGGCCAAGGGGCTGCACCTGGAGGCGGACCTGCCCACGGAGGGCCTGCGCGTGAAGTGCGACCGCAGCCGCGTGCTCCAGGTGATGGGCAACCTCTTGGGCAACGCCGTGAAGTTCACCCCGCCGGGCGGCACGCTGGCGGTGAAGGCGGTGATGCGCGGCGGCGAGGTGTCCTTCGACGTGCGCGACACGGGCAACGGCATCGCGCCGGACGCGCTGCCGCACATCTTCGACCGCTACTGGCAGGCGCGCGACGCGGCGGCCCGCGGCACCGGATTGGGGCTGGCCATCGCCAAGGGTCTGGTGGAGGCGCACGGCGGCTCCATCCGCGCGGAGAGCATCCTGGGCACCGGCAGCGTCTTCACCTTCACGCTGCCCGTGGCGCACATCGGCATGCCCGTCGCCGCTCCGCAGGCAGCCGCCGCCGGTGGCATGTCGCGTCCGCGCGACACCTACGAGCACTGA
- a CDS encoding LysR family transcriptional regulator: protein MALTPLNALHQFITVARHRSFTAAAAELGVSASALSHTVRQLEERLGVPLLSRTTRSVAVTAAGRRLVEQAGPGVAQALGALKDASSRPGEVTGALRLTLPATALPFVLTPLVASFRERHPQVEMDLVVESRKADIVAEGFDAGIRLEEYLERDMVAVRIAPPFRFIVVGAPEYLERHGTPVKPRDLLQHDCFTYRSSNTGALLPWDLEKGPRTWRLPVRGTVTTNDERVWLGLAEAGLGLAYVLESQVEAQLEAGTLRRVLEDYAASVPGLFLYFPSRARVSPALRAFLEHARPPARRKGR from the coding sequence ATGGCCCTGACCCCGCTCAATGCCTTGCACCAGTTCATTACCGTCGCGCGGCACCGCAGCTTCACGGCCGCGGCGGCGGAGCTGGGCGTGTCCGCCTCCGCGCTGAGCCACACGGTGCGCCAACTGGAGGAACGGCTGGGCGTGCCGCTGCTGTCGCGCACGACGCGCAGCGTGGCGGTGACGGCGGCGGGCCGGCGGCTGGTGGAGCAGGCCGGGCCGGGCGTGGCGCAGGCGCTGGGGGCGCTCAAGGACGCGTCCTCGCGGCCCGGCGAGGTGACGGGTGCGTTGCGGCTGACGCTACCGGCCACCGCGCTGCCCTTCGTGCTCACGCCGCTCGTGGCCTCGTTCCGCGAGCGCCATCCCCAGGTGGAGATGGACCTGGTGGTGGAGAGCCGCAAGGCGGACATCGTCGCGGAGGGCTTCGACGCGGGCATCCGGCTGGAGGAGTACCTGGAGCGGGACATGGTGGCGGTGCGCATCGCGCCCCCGTTCCGCTTCATCGTGGTGGGCGCGCCGGAGTACCTGGAGCGCCACGGCACGCCGGTGAAGCCCCGGGACCTGCTCCAGCACGACTGCTTCACCTACCGCTCGTCCAACACCGGCGCGCTCTTGCCGTGGGATTTGGAGAAGGGCCCGCGCACGTGGCGGCTGCCGGTGCGCGGCACCGTCACCACCAATGACGAGCGCGTCTGGCTGGGACTGGCGGAGGCCGGCCTGGGGCTGGCGTACGTGCTGGAGTCACAGGTGGAAGCGCAGCTGGAGGCGGGCACGCTGCGCCGCGTGCTGGAGGACTACGCCGCGTCCGTGCCGGGCCTCTTCCTCTACTTCCCCAGCCGCGCGCGGGTGTCCCCCGCGCTGCGCGCCTTCCTGGAGCACGCGCGCCCTCCCGCGAGGAGGAAGGGGCGCTGA
- a CDS encoding sigma-54-dependent transcriptional regulator: MPGRILIVEDEREMRAMVEKGLQRRGFQPVAVAAADEALQKLSVEDFDTVLTDLRMPGMDGLALCERIMLNRPDIPVVVVTAFGSLETAVAAIRAGAYDFITKPIDLDALVLVLERAVQHRALRAEVRRLRQALDQRQDDGALVGESPALKQAYALIDRVADVDATVLITGESGTGKEVAARALHARGRRKEGPFVAINCAAMPEQLLESELFGHAKGAFTDAKASRTGLFVKANGGTLFLDEVGELPMTLQPKLLRALQERVVRPVGGDTETPFDARIVAATNRDLELAVEENRFREDLYYRLNVIGLELPPLRARGNDVLLLSQRFVEQFASRTGKKVVGLSPAAAQRLLAYGWPGNVRELQNCIERAVALTSFEQLTVDDLPERIRNYSTPRVVPENTDPSELVTLEELERRYIHRVLEAVGGSRTLAARILGVDRKTLYRKLERGDAEAREAREAKKP, from the coding sequence ATGCCAGGCCGCATCCTGATTGTCGAAGACGAGCGCGAGATGCGCGCCATGGTGGAGAAGGGCCTCCAGCGCCGGGGCTTCCAGCCCGTGGCCGTGGCCGCCGCGGACGAGGCGCTCCAGAAGCTGTCCGTCGAGGACTTCGACACCGTCCTCACCGACCTGCGCATGCCCGGCATGGACGGCCTGGCGCTGTGCGAGCGCATCATGCTCAACCGGCCGGACATCCCCGTCGTCGTCGTCACCGCCTTCGGCAGCCTGGAGACGGCGGTGGCCGCCATCCGCGCGGGCGCCTACGACTTCATCACCAAGCCCATCGACCTGGACGCGCTGGTGCTGGTGCTGGAGCGCGCCGTGCAGCACCGCGCCCTGCGCGCGGAGGTGCGCCGCCTGCGCCAGGCCCTGGACCAGCGCCAGGACGACGGCGCGCTCGTGGGAGAGAGCCCCGCGCTCAAGCAGGCGTACGCGCTCATCGACCGGGTGGCGGACGTGGACGCCACGGTGCTGATTACCGGCGAGAGCGGCACGGGCAAGGAGGTCGCCGCGCGCGCGCTCCACGCGCGGGGCCGGCGCAAGGAGGGGCCCTTCGTGGCCATCAACTGCGCGGCCATGCCGGAGCAACTGCTGGAGAGCGAGCTGTTCGGCCATGCCAAGGGCGCCTTCACCGACGCGAAGGCGTCACGCACGGGCCTGTTCGTGAAGGCGAACGGCGGCACGCTGTTCCTGGATGAAGTGGGCGAACTGCCCATGACGCTCCAGCCGAAGCTCCTGCGCGCGTTGCAGGAGCGCGTGGTGCGCCCGGTGGGCGGGGACACGGAGACGCCCTTCGACGCGCGCATCGTCGCGGCGACCAACCGCGACCTGGAGCTGGCGGTGGAGGAGAACCGCTTCCGCGAGGACCTCTACTACCGGCTCAACGTCATTGGCCTGGAATTGCCCCCGCTGCGCGCGCGCGGCAACGACGTGCTGCTGTTGTCCCAGCGCTTCGTGGAGCAGTTCGCGTCCCGCACGGGCAAGAAGGTGGTGGGCCTGTCCCCCGCGGCGGCGCAGCGCCTCTTGGCCTACGGGTGGCCGGGCAACGTGCGCGAGTTGCAGAACTGCATCGAGCGCGCCGTGGCGCTCACGTCCTTCGAACAGCTCACGGTGGATGACCTGCCGGAGCGCATCCGCAACTACAGCACGCCGCGCGTGGTGCCGGAGAACACGGACCCGTCGGAGCTGGTGACGCTGGAGGAGCTGGAGCGCCGCTACATCCACCGCGTGCTGGAGGCGGTGGGCGGCAGCCGCACGCTCGCCGCGCGCATCCTGGGCGTGGACCGCAAGACGCTCTACCGCAAGCTGGAGCGCGGGGACGCCGAGGCCCGGGAGGCTCGGGAGGCGAAGAAGCCCTGA
- a CDS encoding monovalent cation:proton antiporter-2 (CPA2) family protein — translation MSFLHQALVFLAAAVVAVPLFKKLGLGSVLGYLAAGAAIGPYGAGLISNVESVLHTAELGVVLLLFVIGLELQPSRLWNLRRSVFGMGGAQVVLTGLLLAGVSKALGLSWNAAIIAGFGLSLSSTAFALQLLGEKNQLTTEHGQLAFGILLFQDLAVIPLLAALPLLGTSDTPSTEPGWLMAVKAVGAVLVVVVAGRYLLRPVFRAVASVHSQELFTATALLVVVGTASLVSAVGLSMALGAFLAGVLLSESEYRHELEADIEPFKGLLLGLFFIAVGMSVNLALLAREPLRVLALVLGLTLLKALVLYGLGRVGLKKPGSAESLAVVISQGGEFAFVLFSLAVSFHVMDREQADLLVLVVGLSMVVTPFLSAIHERWVAPRFKHKGPQREYNVAPEEDHPVIIAGMGRVGQVVARLLRARRIGFTAIDASAEHIDFIQRFGNQVFYGDASRLDLLRAARAEKAKVFVLAIDDMAASLRTAQMVKEHFPHLTIYARARNREHAYRLLDLGVTHLIRETFDASLTMAGDVLQELGLTFAEARRSVERFREHDEALMLESAKVFKDEKKMMEVIVRARRELEQLFEKDEAEQKSA, via the coding sequence ATGTCCTTCCTGCATCAGGCGCTGGTGTTCCTGGCCGCCGCCGTCGTCGCCGTGCCCCTCTTCAAGAAGCTGGGGTTGGGCTCCGTGCTGGGCTACCTGGCGGCGGGCGCGGCCATCGGGCCGTATGGCGCGGGCCTCATCTCCAACGTGGAGAGCGTCCTCCACACCGCGGAGCTGGGCGTGGTGCTGCTGCTGTTCGTGATTGGCCTGGAGCTGCAGCCGTCGCGCTTGTGGAACCTGCGCCGCTCCGTGTTCGGCATGGGCGGCGCGCAGGTGGTGCTGACGGGGCTCCTGCTCGCGGGCGTGTCGAAGGCGCTGGGCCTGTCCTGGAACGCGGCCATCATCGCGGGCTTCGGCCTGTCGCTGTCCTCCACCGCGTTCGCGCTCCAGCTGCTTGGGGAGAAGAACCAGCTCACCACCGAGCACGGGCAACTGGCCTTCGGCATCCTCCTGTTCCAGGACCTGGCCGTGATTCCCCTGCTGGCCGCGCTGCCGCTGCTGGGCACGTCCGACACGCCATCCACGGAGCCCGGGTGGCTGATGGCCGTGAAGGCCGTGGGCGCGGTGCTGGTGGTGGTGGTGGCGGGCCGCTACCTCCTGCGCCCGGTGTTCCGCGCGGTGGCGTCCGTGCACAGCCAGGAGCTGTTCACCGCGACGGCGCTGCTCGTGGTCGTGGGCACCGCGTCGCTGGTCAGCGCGGTGGGCCTGTCCATGGCGTTGGGCGCGTTCCTCGCGGGCGTGCTGCTGTCGGAGTCCGAGTACCGCCACGAGCTGGAGGCGGACATCGAGCCCTTCAAGGGCCTGCTGCTGGGCCTGTTCTTCATCGCCGTGGGCATGTCCGTGAACCTGGCGCTGCTCGCGCGCGAGCCCCTGCGCGTGCTGGCGCTGGTGCTGGGCCTCACGCTCCTCAAGGCGCTGGTGCTGTACGGGCTGGGCCGCGTGGGGCTGAAGAAGCCGGGCTCCGCGGAGAGCCTGGCGGTGGTGATTTCCCAGGGCGGTGAGTTCGCCTTCGTCCTCTTCTCCCTGGCGGTGTCCTTCCACGTGATGGACCGCGAGCAGGCGGACCTGCTGGTGCTGGTGGTGGGCCTGTCCATGGTGGTGACGCCGTTCCTGTCCGCCATCCACGAGCGCTGGGTGGCGCCGCGCTTCAAGCACAAGGGTCCGCAGCGCGAGTACAACGTGGCCCCGGAAGAGGACCACCCGGTCATCATCGCGGGCATGGGGCGCGTGGGGCAGGTGGTGGCCCGCCTGCTGCGCGCCCGCCGCATCGGGTTCACCGCCATCGACGCGAGCGCGGAGCACATCGACTTCATCCAGCGCTTCGGCAACCAGGTGTTCTACGGCGACGCGTCCCGGCTGGACCTGCTGCGCGCCGCCCGCGCGGAGAAGGCGAAGGTGTTCGTGCTGGCCATCGACGACATGGCCGCGTCCCTGCGCACCGCGCAGATGGTGAAGGAGCACTTCCCGCACCTGACCATCTACGCGCGGGCGCGCAACCGCGAGCACGCGTACCGGCTCTTGGACCTGGGCGTCACCCACCTCATCCGCGAGACGTTCGACGCGAGCCTCACCATGGCCGGCGACGTGCTCCAGGAGCTGGGCCTCACCTTCGCGGAGGCCCGCCGCTCCGTGGAGCGCTTCCGCGAGCACGACGAGGCCCTGATGCTGGAGAGCGCCAAGGTCTTCAAGGACGAGAAGAAGATGATGGAGGTCATCGTCCGCGCGCGCCGTGAGCTGGAGCAACTGTTCGAGAAGGACGAAGCCGAGCAGAAGTCGGCCTGA